The DNA segment AGGAGCCACGTACACTTTCGGCTAAGCCGGACCGGGCCACCAGAGCTGGAGGAGGCCCGACCCCACCTGCTTTGGGCCCCTTCCTAGGTTTTGAGGAATTGAAAGAGGGCCCTTTCCCAGCCCGACCTCTGCCTCACTCCGGGCCCACGTTCACTCTCCGGGTTCCCTATTTGCATTACCAGGCACCTCGGAgtgtggcaactgcagctctaccGCTCTGATTTTTAACATGACCTTGGCCATAAGTCTCGGGGTGCCCGCTTGGGCTCTTGCAAGAGCCTCGACGCCCCCGGGAAGGTTTCCCGTCGGTTGCAAAACCCAGGCTGTCAGAGCCCCGAGAGTCATAGAGTCACAGCCCGGAGTTGGacttcctgcccttgctcaggtcGTCTCTCTCATCCCACGAAACGCACCCCAGGGCGTCTGCGCGGGACGGGGTTCCAAGACTCCCAGGCGTCGCCACCCCAccgcttccctcccctcccccaccatcccagcgcgcctcccccccacccccgcccgcacCCACCGGAAGGGGCGGGGCTCCGCGCGGCGGGCAGGCGGCGTGATTGGCCGCGGCGGGCCGGACGGCCGATGCCGATATAAGAGCCGGGCCAGCGCTACCTGCGCCACAGTCGTCGCGGAGAGCCGCTGCGGTTTCCTGCTTCAACAGTGCTTGGACGGAACCCGGCGCTCGTCACCCGCCCCGGCCGGCCGCTCAGAGCCAGCCCTCGCCACCTCTTCACAGCGCCCTCGGACCGCCCCAAGGCCACCGCCACCGctcccgcgccgccgccgccaccaccgctCCTCAGCCTCCCGCCATGACGACCTCGTGCTCCTCGCAGGTGCGCCAGAACTACCACCAGGACTCGGAGGCGGCCATCAACCGCCAGATCAACCTGGAGCTCTATGCCTCCTACGTCTACCTGTCCATGGTAAGTGCAGGCTTGGCCGGCGGGGGGCGGGCTCGGCCTCAgaggcggcggggcgggggtgtGGCTAGCGGGCGGGGCCTCCCGCCTCTGCGCGGTTCTGGAAAATGGAGGCTGCTCCGGGTCCCCCAGGACTTCGCAGAAATTCCGAGGAGTCGGCCCTTTCCGACTGACCCCTGGGAGTGCCCCTTTGTAAGCCGACTGCCTCTGCCCGCCcaccctcccctttttttttcttgccgcGCTTGCAGTAGTACCATCCTGCAGTTGGGAAGGTGGATTTTCGCATTTCCATTCCGTCCTCTGCATCCGATCACGTGATCCTGGGCGGGGGCGAAGAGGTCCCGCTCCCATCCCCCAGAATACGGCGGAGCCTGCTGGGTAATGGTGTCGAATAGCAGCTCTGGGGGCTGGTGTGAAGTGCTTTATTATCTCCAGTGGGCTGACCACCCGAACAGCCGTCTCCACCCGTTTGCTCTGCTTATCGCCAAGTCCCACTTGAATTGAAACACATCTCTAGAAATCTCTCCTTCCGCCACAGTTGTCTTAGTCACCCGTCCTTGCGCCGGACTACctcctcctttattctttttgtctAAAGGTTGGGGCCTAATCGAACCCTTCGTTCTTGGATAAAGTCCATCCACAGTTACGGGGCCGGCATTTTTTCCATAGAGGGGTCATTTTTCCAAATTCCTGGTTTTAGGCGGTGTGGTGGGAGTTTTAGAATTGTCTGACCATTACGTAAACCATCCAAGAATAGGCAGGTACCAGATGGGTTTGGAACTGGCCTGGATTTCTATGACTGCCCTTCCATTTCAGGAACACCCAGCAAGGGTCTAAAAGAACCCAGTTTTGCTTTCTACGGTTATGCCTTTATATACATTGTTGCCCACAGCCGTCTACTTCCCTAGTGGGGTGCTTTTAGAAATGCATCGGTCTGGCTGTAAGCTGGCAAGTTCATGTTTTAACATGGATTAAtcaaggagggagaaggaggaagcacTAATAGTGCAGAGTTCGACCAGATTTGACACTGGCTGTAAGAATTTAActttggggttcctgctgtggcgcgaTGGGGTTGGCGGTGTGTCTGGAGCGTTGGGActtcggttccatccctggcctggcacagtgcttttagggatccagcactgccacaactgTCAtgagggtcacagctgtggctcccatctgatctctggcctgggaactccctcagaccagaggtggccaaaaaagaaaaaagaaactttgctCTAACACAGATCCTTAGGATGGTCCATGGTGGTGGCAAGTCCTGTGATACTCTAAATGCTCCTTgtgaacatttttcatttttgcctttagGAGTGAGAACTAATGACTGTTTAGTTCGATGCAGCAACGCAGCCTGCTCTGATCTCCTTAGACCCAGACCCCTTCTTGCTGGGCTTTGAGAAAGGAAGCCTAGGCTCACAGACTCCTGTTTTCACTTTTCAGTCATACTATTTTGACCGCGATGATGTGGCTTTGAAGAACTTTGCCAAATACTTTCTTCACCAATCTCATGAGGAGAGGGAACACGCTGAGAAACTGATGAAGCTGCAGAACCAACGAGGTGGCCGAATCTTCCTTCAGGATATCAAGGTGAACAAAAGATTCCGGGGTTGTCGTGCCTGATCTGTCTGGCGCTCCTCAGGTGGCAGAAGGCACAGACCTGAGCAGTTGCTCTTATCAGACACAGATACATTGGGCTTGTGGCTTGtggcttttgtgctgttgagGGCCTATTGTCTAAAGTGGGCAGATGGTAACGGGCAAGGATAGTAAAATCGAAACTGTTGTCGGGGAAGCTTGGATATTCCTTTCGCCAAGCACAGTCTTATATGTTAGGTGCTTGCTGACTTGGGTTTAAAGGTAGAGGCTGCAGGTGGATTGACTTGGCTCCTTCTCGTTCAGAAACCGGAGCGCGATGACTGGGAGAATGGGCTGACTGCCATGGAATGTGCGCTGCACTTGGAAAAAAACGTGAATCAATCCCTGCTGGAACTGCACAAACTGGCCACTGACAAAAATGACCCCCACGTGAGTATTGAGGCAacctgggaggaagaggaggaaatcaTTTACCTCGGGGCCTGGGAAGGCTCGCCAGTAACTCTCTTCCCTGTTGTCTTTTCCAGTTGTGTGACTTCATTGAGACGCATTACCTGGATGAGCAGGTGAAAGCCATCAAAGAATTGGGTGACCACATTACCAACTTGCACAGGATGGGGGCCCCCGAGTATGGCATGGCCGAGTATCTCTTCGACAAGCACACCCTGGGGAGCAGTGAGAGCTAAGCCCTAAGCTGGCCTCCCGGAGACACGGGGTGACCTCCCCGGTCACCAAAGCAGTGCATGCATGTTTCGGGTTAACGTCACCTTTTCTATAAGTCCTACCAGAACATCTACTTCAGTTCTTTCCTTAGTGTACCATTCCTTCAAATAAAGTAATTTGGTACCCAGCTGTTGTCTGAGTTCTTGGGATTGGCTAGAAATGTACCTAGGCCGTCACTGGTAAATTCGTTAAGTGCCATGGTTCAgtcacaaacaaaatgaaacgcTTAGGaggatttgtatttatttactaaatTCCTTAGTTTGGGAAAGACACCAAGGCTTGGGTGTGTTGGATTCAGACAGGATTTTAAGCACTCCTGGTTCTGAATTAGGTATTTGGTGTTACATGTTTCCAGCAGTTCTGCCTTTCAAGATTTATATGTACAAAAGGCGTCTTAAAGCTTCAAGCAGTCTTGAAACTACTGATTTTTGTTCTCTGCGAAGCTGTTTGGTTCAGGCTGACAGGAACGTGTTCTTCAGTGTGGACAGCCACATGGCTATGACTGGATCAGTGTCCTGGTGTACACGCAGGTGGGACCAGGCCGGTGAAGCATCCCCCTTGGGAAACGGGCTAGGAGTGTGCTTCATCCCTAGTGAGAATTCAAGAAAATTGACATGAGCATGGAAAGGTAGCTTTGTTTCAATACAAAAACTTGCAGTAGGAGGGCAGAGGTGGAGACGTCTTGAGTATTAACCAGAGTGGTGGTGGGAGCCTACAGAGCCACCACGGATACCTAATAGCCTCTCCTAACCCAGCCAGTGTCCAGCCCTAGAAGCACGACAGGTGGTGGGTTTGTTTCAGTTTTCAATACAAAGCTGTGCATTCTGACCAGAGAACGACAGGATCTAGAAATAGCAAGTTACACTTCCTCCCACATGACAGGGTGAGGGTAGGGCTAAGAAAAAAGAACTTCGCTTTGTGCTAACACAGTTCCTTAGAAGGTTCCATGGTGGAGGCATTTCCACGCGGGCCACCCCAAGAACCTCAAGGGGGCCAGGCTGGACTCACACATTGCATGAGTGTCCAGGAAACCTGCAACAAGGGGAAACGTGGTGGTACTGTCACAGCTTTGGATTGACCTCAAGGAAGCACGAAGAGCTCACTTAAATTCAGAAGACTTTTTGGTGAGGTCTCAAAAGCGGTAACATACCCCCAAGAGACCTGGATGCCTCCACCCTACCTTGGGCCAGTTCCCAGGGGTGTCGTAACCTCTGCAGGAGTGCTGGTGGTTGTGGGAGAGGGCTCATGTGCAACCCCCAGCTAGGCCTGGCCAGCAAGTTGAGTTCTTGGGCTACAGCGGGGAGCCCTCAATTCTGCCCATGTTCCtgtgtcttccccccccccctgcttTAAGTGAGCTGGGTCCACTTAAAATCCTGCCGATCTAAGCGTGACCTGGTGGCCCTTCAGCTGCATTCCTGTCAGTGCAGCCTCTCATCGTCCCAGAGAAGGCCTGGTGATTTCAGGATCTTGGGTGACATGAGCCACAGTCCCCAGCGCTTCCCTGGGGCCCTTGCTGTGGCAGCCAGGTGTGTGCCCCAAGCCGGTGCTGGGCATAGGTCCCTAGCAGCTGCAGGACCACAGGAAGATCGTGGAAAAAAGGCAGGCTTCCCACCCATGGTGAACCCCGGGGGTTCAGTGACCTGGGTTCAGGGAGAGGACAGACCTGTTTTCCAAGGCCCAGTAGGGATCCCGGTGGTCTTTGAGTATAGCGTGTATGCCCATCGGTGACTCCAAATGCGGTTCTTTGAGATGTTCGGGGGCCTCCGACAGATCGGTCAGGTTAAACTCCACTGTCTTCCTCCTCACGTGACTCCCTTGTAGGGGCTCCGCTGAGGCCTCGGCGCTCTCTGGGAGCAACTCGAAACTCTTCTTGATGCTGGGAGTCGCAGGCTGAAGGCTCTGGTCTTTGACAGCCTCATCTATGCCCGAGACTCTGCGAAGACCTAAGGGCGCTGACTCTTCGGGTGGGAAGACCATAGGGGTGTGGCCGAGGGGTGTCTGTGGGGCGCTGTGGTAACCCGGCCTCCCACACAGGGGAGCGGACTTGAAGCCACCCTCCCTCCAGGCCTTGCTGTCTTCCTGGTCGCTAGAGTCCAGCCTGGCCCCCCTGAGGTTCTTGGGGTGGCCCTCGTGGAAATGGCCTTCTTTCTTGGGCCACAGGAGTTTCGTCTTTGAGTTTGTCCTGGGGGGCTGGTGGTCACTGGATTGCAGCCCCAGGAAGTGGCCAAGGATGCCGGTGtgcgcctcctcctcctcctccggctGGAACTCCATGTCCTCCTTACCCAGACTGGAAAGAAGCCAGCGGGTGAGTGAAGGGACAGAGGCCCAAGGCCTGACTTGACTTTCTTTGACCCCTTCTCATACTCTGCACCGTGCATGCAGAGTTGGGGCCTTGGGTTGCATTCCCACACTGAATTGTGTGTTTTGTGGGGACAAGGCCTCTGTGTTATTCTTCTGTTACCCACCCTCCCCAGCTGCTGGAGGACACACCATGGAGACTCAGAGGCGACCtccagaaatgtttctttttctttttgtctttttagggccactctcgtggcatgtggaggttcccaggctaggggtcttaatcggagccttagccaccggcctacgccagagccacgtctgcaacctacaccacagctcacggcaacgccggatccccaacccactgagcaagaccagggatcgaacccgcaacctcatggttcctagtcggattcctttctgctgtgccatgacgggaagtctCAGAAATGTTTCTGGCCCAAGCAGGCCCCCATCCTGATCCTCTGGTCATTTTTCCGAACCCTCCTCAT comes from the Phacochoerus africanus isolate WHEZ1 chromosome 4, ROS_Pafr_v1, whole genome shotgun sequence genome and includes:
- the FTH1 gene encoding ferritin heavy chain is translated as MTTSCSSQVRQNYHQDSEAAINRQINLELYASYVYLSMSYYFDRDDVALKNFAKYFLHQSHEEREHAEKLMKLQNQRGGRIFLQDIKKPERDDWENGLTAMECALHLEKNVNQSLLELHKLATDKNDPHLCDFIETHYLDEQVKAIKELGDHITNLHRMGAPEYGMAEYLFDKHTLGSSES